From the Salmo trutta chromosome 2, fSalTru1.1, whole genome shotgun sequence genome, one window contains:
- the LOC115162182 gene encoding elongin-B — translation MDVFLMIRRQKTTIFTDAKESTTVYELKRIVEGILKREPEEQRLFKDDQLLEDSKTLGDCGFTNQTARPQAPGTVGLAFRMGDEMFEQLQVEEFSSPPELPDVMKPQDSGSTANEQTVQ, via the exons GATGTGTTCCTTATGATCCGGCGTCAGAAGACCACCATTTTCACAGACGCCAAAGAGTCCACCACCGTCTACGAGCTGAAGCGCATTGTCGAGGGAATTCTCAAGAGAGAGCCTGAGGAACAGAGGCTCTTCAAG GATGACCAGTTGCTAGAAGACAGTAAAACTCTTGGCGATTGCGGCTTCACCAACCAGACTGCAAGACCTCAGGCCCCAGGCACTGTTGGACTGGCTTTCCGAATGGGCG aTGAGATGTTTGAGCAGCTGCAGGTGGAGGAATTCTCCAGCCCTCCAGAGCTCCCTGACGTCATGAAGCCCCAAGACTCTGGCAGCACTGCCAACGAACAGACTGTGCAGTGA